The Lutibacter profundi genome includes a region encoding these proteins:
- a CDS encoding GLPGLI family protein, with amino-acid sequence MKSITTFLILLSFTVYSQNNGKIEYKTFLSFGTNIEYNSSLFFDNENSLFSYKVKDKGIYESSENPFETNTIMIDTTTNVVYINKNKSLLFENHNKAEENYFSYEKIPQLKWEILSKTKIFNNITCLQAKTNFRGRVYYAWYAPTIPVSYGPWKLNGLPGLIIEAYDETKEVIFQFNKIKIPFQYDFTKINEEINKSTNISLSEYLKNRKNIDKVDLKNKIKTKFPRGISVKIEIKRTGIELNFNDILDDKN; translated from the coding sequence ATGAAATCAATAACTACATTCTTAATTTTACTATCATTTACTGTTTATTCTCAAAATAATGGAAAGATTGAGTACAAAACATTTCTAAGTTTTGGTACTAATATTGAATATAATTCTTCCTTGTTTTTTGATAATGAAAATTCATTATTTTCATATAAGGTAAAAGATAAAGGAATTTACGAAAGTTCTGAAAATCCCTTTGAAACTAATACAATTATGATTGACACTACTACTAATGTAGTCTATATTAATAAAAATAAGAGTTTACTATTTGAAAATCATAATAAAGCAGAAGAAAACTATTTTTCTTATGAAAAAATACCTCAATTAAAATGGGAAATTTTATCAAAAACTAAAATTTTTAATAATATAACTTGCTTACAAGCAAAAACCAATTTTAGAGGGAGAGTTTATTATGCTTGGTATGCACCAACTATTCCTGTTTCTTACGGACCTTGGAAATTAAATGGTTTGCCAGGTTTAATTATAGAAGCATATGATGAAACAAAAGAGGTTATTTTTCAATTTAATAAAATTAAAATTCCTTTTCAATATGATTTTACCAAAATCAATGAAGAAATTAATAAATCAACTAACATTAGTTTGTCAGAATATTTAAAAAATAGAAAAAACATTGATAAAGTAGATTTAAAAAACAAAATCAAAACAAAATTTCCAAGAGGTATTTCTGTAAAAATAGAAATAAAAAGAACAGGTATTGAATTGAATTTTAATGATATTTTAGATGATAAAAATTAA